In the genome of Triticum urartu cultivar G1812 chromosome 5, Tu2.1, whole genome shotgun sequence, one region contains:
- the LOC125508335 gene encoding stearoyl-[acyl-carrier-protein] 9-desaturase 5, chloroplastic-like isoform X2 translates to MYLMAYMPSCGTFHAPLVSSCLRRKFTVVATASKAKVGTPKKASTQVRFTQPFPPEKKEIFDSLERWAEENILVLLKPVEKSWQPQDYLPDPSSDGFYDEVKELRERAKEIPDDYLVCLVGDMVTEEALPTYQTMLNILDGGVGDDTGTSPASWAVWTRAWTAEENRHGDLMNKYMYLTGRVDMRQIEKTIQYLLGAGMDPKTEGNPYEGYIYTSFQERATFISHGNTARHARKYGDLKLAQICGTIAADEKRHETAYTKIVEKLFEVDPDYTVLAFAAMMRKKVTMPAHLMYDGQDDNLFEHFSAVAQRLGVYTAMDYADILDFLVQRWNVANLTGLSGEGRRAQDFLCSLGPRFRKLEERAQGRAKQLPVVPFSWIHGRQVQL, encoded by the exons ATGTATCTAATGGCATACATGCCTTCCTGCGGCACCTTCCATGCACCTTTAGTGTCTTCTTGCCTGAGGAGGAAATTCACAGTGGTGGCCACGGCTTCCAAGGCCAA GGTTGGAACTCCCAAAAAGGCCTCCACTCAAGTCCGATTCACGCAACCATTCCCACCTGAAAAGAAGGAAATTTTCGATTCATTGGAACGCTGGGCAGAGGAAAACATCCTGGTCCTGTTGAAGCCAGTAGAGAAATCATGGCAGCCGCAGGACTACCTGCCAGACCCTTCCTCGGATGGATTCTATGATGAAGTCAAGGAGTTGAGGGAACGGGCCAAGGAGATCCCGGATGACTACTTGGTCTGTCTGGTTGGAGACATGGTCACTGAGGAAGCACTCCCTACTTACCAGACAATGCTCAATATTCTCGATGGCGGTGTCGGCGACGATACTGGCACCAGTCCAGCCAGCTGGGCTGTCTGGACGAGGGCATGGACGGCCGAGGAGAACAGGCACGGTGATCTCATGAACAAGTACATGTACCTCACTGGGAGGGTTGATATGAGGCAGATTGAGAAGACCATACAGTATCTCCTTGGTGCTGGAATG GATCCAAAAACCGAGGGCAACCCATATGAGGGTTACATCTACACATCTTTCCAAGAGAGGGCAACCTTCATATCTCACGGCAACACTGCAAGGCACGCCAGGAAGTACGGGGACCTGAAGCTGGCTCAGATATGTGGCACCATCGCGGCCGACGAGAAGCGCCATGAGACGGCCTACACCAAGATTGTGGAGAAGCTCTTCGAGGTCGACCCCGACTACACGGTGCTGGCCTTCGCCGCCATGATGAGGAAGAAGGTCACGATGCCCGCCCACTTGATGTACGACGGGCAGGACGACAACCTGTTTGAGCACTTCAGCGCGGTGGCTCAACGGCTGGGCGTCTACACCGCCATGGACTACGCCGACATCCTCGACTTCCTGGTCCAGAGGTGGAACGTGGCCAACCTCACTGGGCTGTCCGGGGAAGGGAGGCGGGCTCAGGATTTCCTCTGCTCACTGGGACCAAGGTTCAGGAAGCTGGAGGAGCGAGCTCAGGGCAGGGCGAAGCAGTTACCGGTTGTTCCTTTCAGCTGGATCCATGGCCGGCAAGTGCAACTTTGA
- the LOC125508335 gene encoding stearoyl-[acyl-carrier-protein] 9-desaturase 5, chloroplastic-like isoform X3 has translation MVGTPKKASTQVRFTQPFPPEKKEIFDSLERWAEENILVLLKPVEKSWQPQDYLPDPSSDGFYDEVKELRERAKEIPDDYLVCLVGDMVTEEALPTYQTMLNILDGGVGDDTGTSPASWAVWTRAWTAEENRHGDLMNKYMYLTGRVDMRQIEKTIQYLLGAGMDPKTEGNPYEGYIYTSFQERATFISHGNTARHARKYGDLKLAQICGTIAADEKRHETAYTKIVEKLFEVDPDYTVLAFAAMMRKKVTMPAHLMYDGQDDNLFEHFSAVAQRLGVYTAMDYADILDFLVQRWNVANLTGLSGEGRRAQDFLCSLGPRFRKLEERAQGRAKQLPVVPFSWIHGRQVQL, from the exons AT GGTTGGAACTCCCAAAAAGGCCTCCACTCAAGTCCGATTCACGCAACCATTCCCACCTGAAAAGAAGGAAATTTTCGATTCATTGGAACGCTGGGCAGAGGAAAACATCCTGGTCCTGTTGAAGCCAGTAGAGAAATCATGGCAGCCGCAGGACTACCTGCCAGACCCTTCCTCGGATGGATTCTATGATGAAGTCAAGGAGTTGAGGGAACGGGCCAAGGAGATCCCGGATGACTACTTGGTCTGTCTGGTTGGAGACATGGTCACTGAGGAAGCACTCCCTACTTACCAGACAATGCTCAATATTCTCGATGGCGGTGTCGGCGACGATACTGGCACCAGTCCAGCCAGCTGGGCTGTCTGGACGAGGGCATGGACGGCCGAGGAGAACAGGCACGGTGATCTCATGAACAAGTACATGTACCTCACTGGGAGGGTTGATATGAGGCAGATTGAGAAGACCATACAGTATCTCCTTGGTGCTGGAATG GATCCAAAAACCGAGGGCAACCCATATGAGGGTTACATCTACACATCTTTCCAAGAGAGGGCAACCTTCATATCTCACGGCAACACTGCAAGGCACGCCAGGAAGTACGGGGACCTGAAGCTGGCTCAGATATGTGGCACCATCGCGGCCGACGAGAAGCGCCATGAGACGGCCTACACCAAGATTGTGGAGAAGCTCTTCGAGGTCGACCCCGACTACACGGTGCTGGCCTTCGCCGCCATGATGAGGAAGAAGGTCACGATGCCCGCCCACTTGATGTACGACGGGCAGGACGACAACCTGTTTGAGCACTTCAGCGCGGTGGCTCAACGGCTGGGCGTCTACACCGCCATGGACTACGCCGACATCCTCGACTTCCTGGTCCAGAGGTGGAACGTGGCCAACCTCACTGGGCTGTCCGGGGAAGGGAGGCGGGCTCAGGATTTCCTCTGCTCACTGGGACCAAGGTTCAGGAAGCTGGAGGAGCGAGCTCAGGGCAGGGCGAAGCAGTTACCGGTTGTTCCTTTCAGCTGGATCCATGGCCGGCAAGTGCAACTTTGA
- the LOC125508335 gene encoding stearoyl-[acyl-carrier-protein] 9-desaturase 5, chloroplastic-like isoform X1 → MKSVSSPPFSTSTSPTTSTPLQLLTLPPTSALSSCLRRKFTVVATASKAKVGTPKKASTQVRFTQPFPPEKKEIFDSLERWAEENILVLLKPVEKSWQPQDYLPDPSSDGFYDEVKELRERAKEIPDDYLVCLVGDMVTEEALPTYQTMLNILDGGVGDDTGTSPASWAVWTRAWTAEENRHGDLMNKYMYLTGRVDMRQIEKTIQYLLGAGMDPKTEGNPYEGYIYTSFQERATFISHGNTARHARKYGDLKLAQICGTIAADEKRHETAYTKIVEKLFEVDPDYTVLAFAAMMRKKVTMPAHLMYDGQDDNLFEHFSAVAQRLGVYTAMDYADILDFLVQRWNVANLTGLSGEGRRAQDFLCSLGPRFRKLEERAQGRAKQLPVVPFSWIHGRQVQL, encoded by the exons atgaAATCAGTCTCCTCTCCTCCATttagtactagtactagtccGACTACTAGTACTCCACTCCAACTGCTCACTCTACCTCCCACCTCAGCTT TGTCTTCTTGCCTGAGGAGGAAATTCACAGTGGTGGCCACGGCTTCCAAGGCCAA GGTTGGAACTCCCAAAAAGGCCTCCACTCAAGTCCGATTCACGCAACCATTCCCACCTGAAAAGAAGGAAATTTTCGATTCATTGGAACGCTGGGCAGAGGAAAACATCCTGGTCCTGTTGAAGCCAGTAGAGAAATCATGGCAGCCGCAGGACTACCTGCCAGACCCTTCCTCGGATGGATTCTATGATGAAGTCAAGGAGTTGAGGGAACGGGCCAAGGAGATCCCGGATGACTACTTGGTCTGTCTGGTTGGAGACATGGTCACTGAGGAAGCACTCCCTACTTACCAGACAATGCTCAATATTCTCGATGGCGGTGTCGGCGACGATACTGGCACCAGTCCAGCCAGCTGGGCTGTCTGGACGAGGGCATGGACGGCCGAGGAGAACAGGCACGGTGATCTCATGAACAAGTACATGTACCTCACTGGGAGGGTTGATATGAGGCAGATTGAGAAGACCATACAGTATCTCCTTGGTGCTGGAATG GATCCAAAAACCGAGGGCAACCCATATGAGGGTTACATCTACACATCTTTCCAAGAGAGGGCAACCTTCATATCTCACGGCAACACTGCAAGGCACGCCAGGAAGTACGGGGACCTGAAGCTGGCTCAGATATGTGGCACCATCGCGGCCGACGAGAAGCGCCATGAGACGGCCTACACCAAGATTGTGGAGAAGCTCTTCGAGGTCGACCCCGACTACACGGTGCTGGCCTTCGCCGCCATGATGAGGAAGAAGGTCACGATGCCCGCCCACTTGATGTACGACGGGCAGGACGACAACCTGTTTGAGCACTTCAGCGCGGTGGCTCAACGGCTGGGCGTCTACACCGCCATGGACTACGCCGACATCCTCGACTTCCTGGTCCAGAGGTGGAACGTGGCCAACCTCACTGGGCTGTCCGGGGAAGGGAGGCGGGCTCAGGATTTCCTCTGCTCACTGGGACCAAGGTTCAGGAAGCTGGAGGAGCGAGCTCAGGGCAGGGCGAAGCAGTTACCGGTTGTTCCTTTCAGCTGGATCCATGGCCGGCAAGTGCAACTTTGA